One window of the Pyrus communis chromosome 17, drPyrComm1.1, whole genome shotgun sequence genome contains the following:
- the LOC137722087 gene encoding uncharacterized protein, translating to MVALFSDQTNEGRHFRQNIRAYNHAFAFTSMGVHVDERINIGGRGIYTFRAQGALYHKIGGLLPNEGNRPRFLQAYIYDTEHEVENRMCESEVLDRRVVEKIQHMLNNHNPFVHTLRSLGQRQDLPNCKLILKEQPIDRRQYTLPSASQVAAIIIDGDNATIANGRDIVVETISGRLSHVRDFVGFYDPLQYPLLLPYGTYGWDVNSRDDGGRAITCCDYYAYMLQIRHNGSSLLLRGGRLLQQYVVDNYIKIESQKLRWLRSNQATVRADLYKGLEDSLNAGQHNAGSIGRRIILPSSFVGSPRDMYQRYQDAMTLVQRFGKPDLFITMTCNPSWEEIKSELLAGQTPQDRPDLLTRVFRAKLEQLKEDIIENGVLGSVVAYAYVIEFQKRGLPHVHMLVVLDENDKINNPDEYDRIVRAEIPNEDVEPQLYNVVLKHMIHGPCGIQNPLSPCMKNGSCKRKFPKPFAPVTVQGNDSYPIYQRRGNRLLVSRNRQGNIMVDNSWVIPYNPWLLLRYDCHINVEICASIKSVKYLYKYVYKGPDRVTVEVQSDPQYDEIKQFQDARWVCAPEALWKIFKFIINRIYPSVERMQIHLPNMHQVQFRADESITNILHDESTRKTMLTEFFTLNHVDAEARHYLYMEIPSHYRWIQAQRKWSKRKNRNKVIGRIYAVSPAEGEKFYLRILLNHVRGPTSFTNLRTVNGVLHPTFKQAAEQRGLLERDDSIRQCLLEASTIQMPSALRRLFVTILVYCAPIGVRGLWDEFCPFMMEDYVSMTNITPTLATNILLRELNILLVQFNKSINEFDLPQMTRGNESSSGMTGCIEDEISICIPQQDLDAIERLNDDQKSVFNIIMGAVQRSDNATFFVDGPGGTGKTYLYRALLASLRRLGHIVLATASSGIAATILPGGRTAHSKFKIPLSLDASSMCSIGKQSDLAKLIQKAKAIIWDEATMTHRHAFEALDRTFRDLTDIDLPFGGKIMIFGGDFRQVLPVIRKGTKSELIQASVVKASFWSQVKILKLKQNMRSINDCEFSEFLLRVGDGNEDVIMDDMVKLPECMVIPWESEHSINQLIAKIFPDLEDHINDATYMVERAVVTPTNEDVDMLNEKIINMFPGLEETMYSFDSVEDDARNLYQPEFLNSISLGGLPPHKLTLKRGAPIMLLRNIDPKLGLCNGTRLLCRGSYRNLIDAEILTGQFAGSRVFLPRIPLKSTDTAGLPFELTRKQFPVKLSFSITINKSQEIRRSRAFYEDPDVRSFEFGGRIGFTEERMMQCDLGKSTMQISNPNPNLVLPEKVVVFFLWVFRRGSVQTRYGRKDVLLDFQLVDV from the exons ATGGTTGCTCTTTTCTCTGACCAAACAAATGAGGGTAGACACTTCAGGCAAAATATTCGAGCTTACAATCATGCATTTGCATTCACTTCAATGGGAGTACACGTGGATGAAAGAATTAATATTGGTGGTCGTGGGATTTACACATTTCGTGCTCAAGGTGCATTATATCATAAGATTGGTGGACTTTTACCAAATGAAGGGAACAGACCGCGATTTTTACAAGCTTATATATATGACACTGAGCATGAAGTTGAAAACCGAATGTGTGAAAGTGAAGTTTTAGATAGACGTGTGGTTGAAAAGATACAACATATGTTGAACAACCATAATCCTTTTGTTCATACATTGCGAAGCCTCGGACAACGCCAAGATTTGCCGAATTGCAAGTTGATCCTAAAAGAGCAACCAATAGATCGGCGTCAATATACTCTACCATCAGCATCACAAGTTGCGGCAATTATAATAGATGGAGATAATGCCACAATTGCAAATGGAAGGGATATCGTGGTGGAGACAATTAGTGGAAGACTTTCTCACGTTCGAGACTTTGTTGGATTTTATGATCCCTTACAATATCCACTATTGCTGCCTTACGGTACATATGGATGGGATGTTAACAGTCGTGATGATGGTGGAAGAGCAATAACATGTTGCGACTATTATGCTTATATGTTACAG ATACGCCATAATGGATCATCACTTTTGCTTCGAGGTGGACGTCTCTTGCAACAATATGTTGTAGATAACTACATTAAAATTGAATCACAAAAACTTAGATGGTTGCGTTCTAATCAAGCCACAGTTAGAGCGGATCTCTACAAAGGACTTGAAGACTCTCTAAATGCAGGTCAACACAATGCAG gtAGCATCGGGCGTAGAATTATTTTACCATCATCATTTGTTGGAAGCCCACGTGACATGTACCAACGATATCAAGACGCAATGACTTTGGTTCAAAGATTCGGAAAGCCAGATCTTTTTATTACCATGACATGTAACCCAAGTTGGGAAGAAATCAAAAGCGAATTACTCGCTGGACAAACTCCACAAGATCGCCCTGACTTACTCACTAGAGTATTTCGTGCAAAACTTGAGCAACTAAAAGAAGACATCATTGAAAATGGGGTATTGGGCAGTGTTGTTGCTTACGCATACGTTATTGAGTTTCAGAAACGTGGTCTTCCACATGTGCATATGCTGGTTGTGTTAGATGAAAATGATAAGATCAATAACCCAGATGAGTATGACCGAATTGTTAGAGCTGAAATACCAAATGAAGATGTAGAGCCTCAACTTTATAATGTGGTGTTAAAGCATATGATTCATGGCCCATGTGGGATTCAGAATCCTCTATCTCCATGTATGAAAAATGGGAGTTGTAAGAGAAAGTTTCCCAAACCATTTGCACCAGTCACCGTTCAAGGGAATGATTCGTATCCAATTTATCAAAGGCGAGGAAATCGATTGCTCGTCTCACGTAATCGACAAGGAAACATAATGGTTGATAATAGTTGGGTCATTCCATATAATCCATGGTTGCTGTTAAGGTATGATTGTCACATCAATGTTGAAATTTGTGCAAGCATAAAAAGTGTCAAGTACTTATATAAGTATGTTTACAAAGGCCCAGACAGAGTGACAGTTGAAGTGCAATCAGACCCTCAATACGATGAAATAAAGCAGTTTCAGGATGCAAGATGGGTTTGCGCACCAGAGGCATTATGGAAAATATTCAAGTTCATTATTAATCGAATTTATCCATCTGTTGAGCGAATGCAAATACATCTTCCTAATATGCACCAAGTTCAGTTTCGTGCCGATGAAAGCATAACAAATATTCTACATGATGAGAGTACAAGAAAGACAATGTTGACTGAATTTTTTACACTTAATCATGTGGATGCAGAAGCGCGACATTATTTATACATGGAGATACCATCACATTACAGATGGATTCAAGCTCAAAGAAAGTGGTCTAAAAGAAAGAATCGTAACAAGGTTATTGGGCGAATATATGCAGTTTCACCTGCTGAAGGCGAAAAATTTTACCTTCGGATTCTTCTTAATCATGTTAGAGGACCAACATCCTTCACAAACTTGAGAACAGTTAATGGGGTTTTGCATCCAACATTTAAGCAGGCAGCAGAACAACGAGGTTTGTTAGAAAGAGATGACAGTATTCGACAATGTTTGTTAGAGGCCTCCACAATTCAGATGCCGTCGGCTTTAAGAAGATTATTCGTCACCATATTGGTATATTGTGCACCAATTGGTGTTCGAGGGTTATGGGATGAGTTCTGTCCATTCATGATGGAAGATTATGTTTCCATGACTAACATAACTCCCACACTTGCTACCAACATACTCTTGCGTGAGTTGAACATACTTTTGGTTCAATTTAACAAGAGTATAAACGAGTTTGATTTGCCCCAAATGACAAGAGGAAATGAATCAAGTTCAGGAATGACGGGATGTATTGAAGATGAAATATCCATATGTATTCCACAACAAGATCTTGATGCAATTGAACGCTTAAATGATGACCAAAAAAGTGTGTTTAACATAATAATGGGTGCAGTTCAACGATCGGATAATGCAACTTTTTTTGTGGATGGTCCCGGTGGAACTGGAAAAACTTACTTATATCGCGCATTGTTAGCAAGCTTGAGAAGGTTGGGGCACATAGTATTAGCAACAGCATCATCTGGAATAGCAGCTACGATATTGCCTGGTGGGAGGACAGCACATTCTAAATTCAAGATACCACTTAGTCTGGATGCATCATCGATGTGTTCGATCGGTAAACAATCTGATTTAGCAAAGCTAATACAAAAGGCAAAGGCAATTATTTGGGATGAAGCAACAATGACGCATCGTCATGCATTTGAAGCACTCGATCGAACGTTCAGAGACTTAACAGATATTGACTTACCATTTGGGGGGAAGATAATGATATTTGGAGGAGATTTTCGACAAGTTCTTCCTGTTATCCGGAAAGGAACCAAGTCCGAACTAATCCAAGCAAGTGTTGTTAAGGCATCATTTTGGTCACAAGTAAAGATTTTaaaactcaaacaaaacatgagatCCATAAATGATTGTGAATTTTCAGAATTTTTACTTCGTGTTGGTGATGGGAATGAAGATGTTATTATGGATGATATGGTAAAACTAcctgaatgcatggtgataccATGGGAGAGTGAGCATtccattaatcaattaattgccAAAATCTTCCCTGACTTAGAGGATCATATAAATGATGCAACCTACATGGTGGAAAGGGCAGTGGTAACTCCTACAAATGAAGACGTTGATATGTTGAATGAAAAGATAATCAATATGTTTCCGGGTTTAGAAGAGACAATGTATTCATTTGATTCAGTTGAGGATGACGCAAGGAATTTGTATCAGCCAGAGTTCTTGAATTCAATCTCACTTGGTGGTTTGCCTCCGCACAAGTTAACTCTGAAAAGAGGTGCTCCAATCATGCTTTTAAGAAATATTGATCCGAAATTGGGATTGTGTAATGGTACAAGATTATTGTGTCGTGGTTCTTACCGAAATCTTATTGATGCTGAAATTCTAACTGGACAATTTGCCGGATCCAGAGTTTTCTTACCAAGAATCCCTCTCAAAAGTACTGATACTGCTGGGCTTCCATTTGAACTTACAAGAAAGCAATTTCCAGTGAAACTAAGTTTCTCTATCACTATAAACAAATCTCAAG